The Gopherus flavomarginatus isolate rGopFla2 chromosome 18, rGopFla2.mat.asm, whole genome shotgun sequence genome segment gAGTTCAAGGAGGCTTTCTCCCTGTTTGACAAGGATGGGGACGGCACCATCACCACCAAGGAGCTGGGGACGGTGATgaggtccctgggccagaaccccaCCGAAGCGGAGCTGCAGGACATGATTAACGAGGTGGATGCGGACGGTGAGCTGGAAGGGCATTGAGCGGCCGAGGGCGGTCTGCCTGGTGGGGAGCAGAATGGgaggggctggcggccaggagcAAACCCATCCGACCACTTGAGATGCTGGATGAGGCGTTCTGGGCACTCTGCCTGGCTCCTGCATCCTGGCTTGTCCCAGTGGGGCTGGGTGAGCAGCTGTTCTTGGGTGCCCATTGCCCTGGCCTGGCAGGCTTCCCAGAGGTAGCTTGTCCCAAGGCCAGTGCCTGCTGCTTGCAGCCATTCCTTGGGACCTCAGTCCGGTTCCACAGCGAGTCACTTCAGCCGAGGCCCTGGCTTGAACAGCCCATGGGCCCAGAACTCCTGTCCCGCCCTTAGGGGCAGCTCCCACCAGAGCTTGTGGCCTGTGCTGCCTACTCTGCAGACAAACAGGCCTTTAGGCTCCAAGCCGGGCCTGGCACAGCCTCTCACTTATCCCGTGGTGCTTTTCACCAGCTCATCAAATCGGCCCCCCGCTAGTCCCCTTCACTCAAAGGCAGCACTTCCTTTCCAGGGAACGGCACCATCGACTTCCCAGAATTCCTAACTATGATGGCGAGGAAGATGAAGGATACAGACAGCGAGGAAGAGATCAGGGAGGCATTCCGGGTCTTTGATAAGGTGAGCACCCATctgggaggtggggagcagggcgTTGTGGGTGCCAGACTCACtaggctgctggggggggggcggtggagggggaaggggagcaccCGTACTGAGCTAAATCCTCACTCCGTTGCCCCCGCCTCGCAGGATGGGAATGGCTACATTAGTGCCGCAGAGCTGCGCCACGTGATGACGAACCTAGGAGAGAAGCTGACCGACGAGGAGGTAGACGAGATGATCCGAGAGGCTGACATCGACGGAGACGGGCAGGTCAATTATGAAGGTGAGTCGGAGAAGGATGCTAAGATGCCTGACCCTTTACGCCTCACCTGTCCTGCATAACCAGCCACCAGGGCTATTGTCCTCAAGGGTCCGGCAACCCAATGGTCCCCTGCAGTTGAGCACCGTTGACCTGACCTGACCTGGCCCTGGATATTATGGTCCTGCCGGCTGAAAAATGCCTCAAGAGCTCTGCGATCTCAAACTTATCATGCAAATGCATGTCCAGAATGAGAAGACTCTTGTAGCTCTCAGCTGCTGGCGCTGCTGTACAGCTGTTCCAGGTGCCGAGTTCCACCTGAGACGTGGCTGCATTTCTGCATTGGGTGAAGGTGCCAGAGAACCTGAGCACTGAACTGGAACTTGGGAGTGATGGATGCCAGTCCCAGCTCAgcccctggcctgctgggtgaccttgggcatgtcacttctcCTCCTTATGCACCCACCCCCATGATGGGGGCAAGGTTGACCTTTTTGAAGTGCTGTGTGAGGGCTGTGAGATGTGACTGGCTGAGAGGGCTACCCTGTTCCCCTCGTACCCGGGGAGTGCTTAGCTCTCCATCCCCCACTTTCAGACAGCTCTGAGCACAGGGTCTTCCCGAGCCCTTTGGGGATTGAGACTAATGGGCTGTGCCTGTTGCTGAGTCCACCCTTTCCTCCccattcatagactttaggactggaagggacctcgagaggtcatcaagtctggtcccctgccctcatgacaggaccaaatattgtctagcccatccctgatagacatttatctaacctcctcttaaatatctccagagatggagatgccacaacctccctaggcagtttattccagtgtttaaccaccatGACAGTTagtaactttttcctaatgtccaacctaaatctcccttgctgtagtttaagcccgttgcttcttgctCTCTCctttagaggctaagatgaacaagttttctccctcctcctgacgcccttttagatacctgaaaactgctatcatgtcccctctcagtcttctcttttccggactaaacaaacccagttctttcagccttccttcataggtcctgttctctagacctttaatcgttcttgttgctcttctctggaccctctccaatttctccacatctttcttgaaatgtggtgcccagaactggacacaatactccagctgaggcctaaccgcgcagagtagagcggaagaatgacttctcgtgtcttgctcacgaCACACCCTGGAGAAGGGCAGAGTGGGGATGCGATCCTGGCTCGCTGATCCTGtaccctcccctctctctctctctctctcgcagaGTTCGTGCAGATGATGACCGCAAAGTGAAGGCTCCTGGACGGGCGGCTGGCGATGCCCATTCTCCTTCAATACTTTTCTccaacactctctctctactTAAGTAACCTGGTTCTTTCAGCAAACTCCAATCGGCTGTGGGAGAAATCTGACTAAGCAACAAAAAATTTACTTGCCCCAAACTGCATGATTGTGCCCTGtcctccttcccctttccccttcctctcctcccccacccaggccATCCCTCTGGCCCTAACccaacctcccctcccagcccaccccccagAAATCTCAGCCTTGCAGATATCTTTAGTTCCTTTGGGGGGTTCTTTGTTCTGCGGACGGAGCTGGCCGGTGTCCCAGCACGCCGCGGCGAGAGCAAACTTTAACCATGTTGCATGCGTCTGGCACTGTGGGTCTGTGCATTCACCCCGCGGCCTCAGAGCGTCTCGCCCCTGGAAACGACAGGGGGTCAGCAGGAAGGGAAGCCTCTTCTCGTCTTTTTTTAGAAAGGGGGCGGCGAACGATCCCAGAGACTGGAGTGTGGGTTCCAGAGACCTTGTCACGCCATccggggggaaaggggggcagaggggggtttAACAGcccaaaaaaaaaacttaaaaagaaATTGGCTCTTGACACGTGATCCTAAAAGCAGGACTAGTTTCTCCTTGCTCGTAGCCCTGTACAAACTGTAAATGTCCATGTGATGTTTCCTAAGCACCGTCCACCTCTCCAAGCTGCTGTGTAAATACTGGTGCTAACCCATCCAGTCCCCGCTCTGCACAAGGCATGGCTGCTTTCTGCCTGGCCAGCGCTAGCGGGCGGGAGGGGATTGGCGAAGACCTGCGGCGAGCACCAGCTGCCAGTGGCTGGGTGGGCATCACCAGCGCGGCCCCTGTTCTACCTAATGACCTGCCTTTGCTTTCTTGatgtctgtgctcttgttgctaaggccaccccaccccccttgccTGACCAACCCGCTGTGGAGAGCATGAGCTGTCAACTTgcttctctttatttttaattttgtaaaagtttggggtgggggcggggcgctcagaaaaaaaaacagccGCATTTTTTTCCCACCGCCCCCCTCGGAAAGCAGGTGCTTGAGCGTGCCCCATGGCGGAACCAGGGGGAGGGGATGCCTGTTTTGAGAGCCAGGGCGCGGGGCTGGTGGGAGCGAGGCTGTCTGAAAGCGGGCGATGTTGTGTTCAGTTCAAGCTGTGAAAATAAAACTATATCAATGTTTTCCAATAAAATACAGTGACTACCTGACACTGCTGAATCGTGTCTCTTCCCTCCCAACACCCCGTCTTCATCTTGCCTCAGCGAGAGGGCCTGGCTTTAATTCAGCTTTTCTCCTGCCCGCAGAAATTCCCTTCCTAGCTGGCTCTGGTTCCCGGCAGACTCCCTGGCCGGCTGGAGAGCTAGGAAAGCTGGTCCCAAGCGGACAGCCGCTGAGGCCTAGGAGGAGTGATGCTTTGCTCCTTTTTTCTACGCCTCTAACTCTCATGGAAACTCTTGGTGGGAGGTTTCGGCGAAGCCGCGAGGGCTGTTGGACCACAGGTCCCTCTCTTCTCTGAGGCTGGGCATGTCAACTCTGATTTCACTTGGGGAGGCACAAACCCtgcatgtgcccctccccccccccagatttGTCTTCCATTTAGCAACGGCTTCTAGAGGTTTGCAGATTGTAGGATGTACCCTCCCCAGGAGGCCATGGAGGAATGTTTGCAGAGGTGAGCTAAGCACGTCCTTTTGAGTTACAATTTTTGGTGGCACCTTACCAACCCAGCAACGCCGCGTAGCCCCCTGAGGTGAGTCGGGGTGGACTGGCGCTCCcaccctgagcccagctgccaggCCCTGGCCTGAGCCCACCTGGcattgctgctttctctccctcccccaaaacttTAAtccatgacccccagtttgataaCTTGTGCAGTACATAAAATGTGTTGTCTGCTGCCTCAGGATTTTTCTCGTGTCCGCCCTGCCGAGAACTCGCCTTCCCCAGTTAGAAAACCGCTGCTCTGCTGTGTGTCACCATGTAGAAGACGTCACATGAGGCAGGCAGTGGGGACCTCCGGACTGGAGCTCaaagctcagctcccactgagctgCTGGGTGACCTCCGTGTCCGTTTCCCTCTGGCTCCCCTTTGCTGATTTAGAGTTGAACACGTGGGGCTGTTCTGTACCATGTGTCGGCTGCTCCTGAGCTCTGATTGCTGGGGGGACCGGGCAGCGCCTGGCCCTGGGACGGCCTATGCTCGCTGCAGGACCTCTGGGTGCTCCTGTCCCATCTAGGGTTTTTGGTAACCTCGATGCTACAAGGTGTGTgccacagcctgccagccccctACATTCCCCTAACCTGTAACCCGACACAAACTCAGTGCCCACAGCTTCCTGCTTCATCTCCAGCGGCAGACCCCAAACAGCACCCAGGCAGGGCCTTGTTCTGTTGCCTTTATGGTGTGCTAAGATACCAGCTGCCTCTCTGCCTTGAAAAATCCACTGCACCTTCCAGCCCTGCAGGAGAGGCCAACAAGGGGACTTGCACCACTTCTGTCCTCTTTAGCTTGGCAAGCTAGCACCGGCTTTAAAGCCTGAGGTGAGGACACCAGTAACAGCCAGAGTTTAGGGGTCTAGtcagggagtgggtgggtgaggttctgtggtctgcagtGTGCCTGAGGTGAGACTAGATCCTCAccctggtcccttctggcctggaagTCTCCGAGTCTCAGTGCTGGGCAGGGATCTTGAACCAGCTTTGTCTCTGGCTGCCGGCAAAAGTAAAAACGTGCTGCCAGGAGCTTGTCTGAAATGGACAAATCTCTGCCAAGCTGCAGTGTGGGGCCTAGCTGGTGGCCCCAGCACTGCCTTGCTGATGGATCTGGCCTCGGGCCTGCAGCGTTGGaaggggcaggcagcagggctgggcttaATGTTTATAAAAACCAGAACTGACTCCCAATTCCTAGGCCCCAGCCTgacaagctgcaggcagggctgtgtcCAGAAACCGGACTTGTTGAGCAGCCCCAGCTCTTAGAGGGTGCAGAAGGAGGTAAAGGCCCtagagctgggagtgggggaacTGGCCTGTTAGGGGGGCTCTGCTCGCCCCTGGGAGCTGGCCTGAGCTTGGGGCCTCAGGAAATCTCCCCTGGGAATATCCCTGTGCTGGGGAAGGGTTGGATGTAGCAGCTAGTTGCTATGATGCTGGGAAAGAGGCACCCAGGGCTGCAGTTATAAGGGGAGGACGCTGGAGGGAGGCAGTGACCACAGAAAGGGACCAAGCTGGCTAAGGGAGACCAACAAGGTGAATGGGTGGGAAGGCAGGTGCCTTCTGCTGCTGGAGTGGGTATGGGGGATTGGGGACCACCCCTCTGAGCCAGCCGATTCCTCCTGCTCTgaggctggatcagagccagtgcCCCTGGCAAGGGAAAGGCCCCgtgccccaccccctgacccagcCGCTCCCCATGATCTGGGGCTGGATTAGAACCAGTGCCACCGGCAGGGGAAAGGCCCTGTGCCCCAGTCCCCACCCCCCTGACCCAGCCGCTCCCCCtgatctggggctggagcagaaccAGTGCCCCTGGCAGGGGAAAGGCCCTGTGCCCCAGTCCCCACCCCCCCGACCCAGCCGCTCCCCCTgatctggggctggatcagaACCAATGCCCCCggcaggggaaaggccccatgccccagcccccaacctcctgagccagccggtccccctgctctggggctggatcagagccagtgcccctggcaggggaaaggccccgtgttcCCCTCTCCCCTGACCTGTGCTGGGTTGTGTGATGCTGGGATCAGCCCCCTGGCTCCTgttgctcctgatttaccctCTGGTAACTGCAGGCTGGTGCTGGCCCACGGTTTTCACCCTGGCTGGTGGGTCACAGGGGGCGAGGCCGGTCCAAAGGCCCGCGTGCCAGGAGGGAGATGTGAATCTGTAGCCCTCCCTaaatggatggagggatggcctggggggaggggtttctgtgcactgctcccaccccaagtgctggctctgcagctcccattggccaggaaccacagctaatgggagctacgggggtggtgcctgtgggcagaggcagtgcacagagccacctggccatgcctccacctaggagccggcaGGACATGTCACCAATtgtggggagctgcctgaggtaagctctgcccagagcctgcaccccaaaacccatcccatgcctcagccccctgcccagcctggagccccctcccgctcCCAAACTGCCTCCCGGAGCCCGTACCACAAATCCCCTCTTgtaccccagcccccttcccatcTCGGAACCGCCTCCcgctccccaaacccctcatccctggcgcTGCCCCAGAGtttgcacccccagctgaagccctcactcccaccaccccacaccccaacctcttgccccagcccaactctccctctcacactctgaacccctcatttctggacctAGCCTGGTGCCCGCACCTCTAGCCCAGAGCCtctatcccctcctgcaccctaaccccctgcttcagcccggagccccctcccacactccgaacccctcagccccagcccagagccccctcctgcaccccaaacctctcatccctggccccagcccagagcctgcacccccagccgctggcctcacccctctgcaccccaaccccctgccccaggccagtgaaaatgagggagggagggaggggtgggggagagtgagtgaaagagggaggggctggagtgtgtgggggtggagCCTCGGaggagaggcggagcagggggtggggcaagggtgttccatgttgtgcaattagaaagttggtaacTCTAGGTGAGGCTGATCTCTGGGggtgtcgggggtggggggttgttcCCATCCATGCTGCACTGAGGGGTCCAAGCGCAACTGAGACtggacacacacaccctgtgtcgAGTCAGGCTCCCCCTCAGCAGCAGAGCCCCATCAAACGTTGGCTCCCGGGAAAGTCTTTGAGGACGTTCCCAGTATCCCCATTcccaggggcaggcagggctgctgAGCTGGAACGGGGAGCCCACGGGGGGCAAACAGCCTGACGTGATCGGTCTGGGAGCTGGGCCAGCTGATGGGATGGAAGGAAAAGGGCCAGTGTCTCTTTAAGCCCCAGGGCCCGGCGGGTGCCAAGACACCTGGCACAATGGAAAATGTGCCTGCCGCGACCTGGCTCTGGCTGCATAAACACAGTCAAGGGAGTGTTCTGCACCTCGTCAATCCAGGGTGACCCGTTGGTGCACCCGGGGATCAGACACCACTTCCCTGCCTTTTCAGGCCAGCGGCCAGCCCCTTCCCGCAAGGGAGCACGGCCCCCGGgtgggagccaagggctgggatCGCAGGGGGGTGGGTCAGGATTGCGGGGATCTGGCaggaattgggggaggggggagcccagggctgggattgcCGGGGGCTgtaggtcgggactgaggggacCTGGCAGGGATCGGAggagtgggggagcccagggctgggctagcagggggctgcgggtcaggattcaGGGGcattggctgggggaggggggaacccagggctgggatcccagggggctgcaggtcaggactgaggggacctggcaggaggagggggaggagggaactcaGATCTGGGATcgcaaggggctgcaggtcaggattaaggggcaccagcaggaagagggggagggggcccagggctAGGATCACGGGGCTGCAGGTAAGGAttcaggggcactggcagggggaaggggaggagggagctcagggctgggattgcagggggctgcaggtcgggactgaggggcatcagcagagccacGTTCGTGAAGCTTCCAGTCACTACCTGCCCTGTGCCTGGCTCTCGTCTGCCGGCTCATACATTTCTGCCATACCGGGCTCGACGGCTGTTTATGTTTCCCGGCACAGGATGGCTGAGCAACGTGCAGAACATGATATGGGGCAGgcgctcccttcccccaccccaggcagggtGACCCTGAGCCACCCTATCCCCTTAATAGAAAACACTCCGGTCGATCTAGCCACGGCGCTGACAGTGTGGGACAAACATCTACaatcacatggggaaactgaggcacaggggtgGCAAGGTGATTTGACAGTGGCAGAGTGGGAACAGCCAGGCGTCCTGACTCTCCCACCCCCGcatactctaaccactagaccccactcccctcagagtccgggatagaacccaggagtcctagtgcCGCACGCTCTAACTGCTGACCCCTAACCTCTTGCCTAGCCAAACATTTGGAGGAGACAAACCCAGCAGGTGGAgtagtggggctggctggagacaaggcaaagCTCCTAGGGCCAGCCTGCCTGGGGCTGTAGGGTGGACAGTCTGTTTACCTGGTGTCCTGCCCATTGCAGGGAATCGGATGGTCCACCCCTGCAACATCTGCTCTTGGCTGGGCCTACCAGGAGCGCAGGGAAGGGCCCGTAGCGCCGGGCCCATAGCGGCAGCCCCACTGCGCAGCCCGGGGTTAGGCAAAGGGCTGCGAGTAGGGCCGTGCAAGGGCTAGTTCTCTGCTGTGCGTCgaaatggggcgggggggggggggctggaatcctgtgtctttGCTTGATGGATttcggggaggggcggggagtcaggactcctgggttctatccccagctccaggaggggagtTGGATCTAATgggcagtgggggcggggagtcaggactcctgggttctatccccagctccggGAAGGGAGTTGGATCTAGTGGGTAGCGAGGGCAGGCTGCTGTCCACCTGCAAAGGGGCCGGGGAGCTAATCAACGGGCCCCCCACGGTGAACTGCTGCTTGACTCGCAGTGGTTAGTACAGGTGGCAACAGCTGGGGAGACACAGCCACAGAGAAGGGGTGCAGGTTTGCGTGACCTAGCTAAACTCCCACAAGGAGTCAGAaacagaacctaggagtcctggctcccagcccctcccgcatCCCTTTGGGCTCCTTTCAGCTAACGTGCGAGCAGTCAGAGAtcaacaggaggtcagactggatgtgCCGGGGAGGTGGGTCCTTCCAGCCTTAGACTTTGGAACCACtggacccctccccacccccacccccactccagggcTTGAACCCCGGAGTCCTGCCTCTTATTCCCCCCTTTCTCCAAACCGtcagactccactcccctcccagagctggggatagaacccaggcgtcctgactcccagcccccccatctcTAACCattggaccccactcccctccaagagctggggatagaacccaggcatcctgattcccagcccccccATCTAACCattggaccccactcccctcccagagctggggatagaacccaggcgtcctgactcccagcccccccatctcTAACCattggaccccactcccctcccagagctggggatagaacccaggagtcctgattcccagccccacaTCCAGTTGTCTATGGCTGCAGTGACCCTCGATGGGGGAGCCTGCCAGCCGCAcgtcaaccagacttttaacggcctagTCAAAAGCTGGACCCCTGGCAGGCTCCCCGGGGGCAAATCGGGGGACATGGCCGGAGAGCACTGTGCAGTGGCttttctctgccccccagggcccataGGGTTTACcctgggggccaggcagggcccAGAATACCGGGAGGACTAAGGGGGTTTAAAAGCTTcggatgggggagctgggcatTGGCCCCCATGGTGCGTCTAGCATGAAATGTGAGCGGGTTCCCTCCTTGCCGAGAACTCGTCCACAGCTACATTCCCTCGAGTCCCAGTCTGGTCGCTCCTTGGGCTGCTCCTGCCCATCCCCAGGTGCCTGGCTAGGCCATGCTCCCTTCCGGTCTCTCCTCATGGCTCCAGCCTCATTGCTCCGCTCCTGCCTTGGGACAGGGGTTGGGCATGTCTCTGGCCCACCGGCGCAGCACATGCTGCTGTGAAGCCCGTTGCAAACTCCAGCCTAAGCTCTGTGGGAATCCTTCCTCCTTGCTGGGATCAGGCCCCTCCCCATGGCCCACAAGCTGCAGCAACCCACCCGTGCACCTTTGCCTGCGCCCGCTTGGGCTGCGCTCGCCGTCTCCAGAGCCTAACTACAGCTCCTGGTTTCCACCACGTTAGTTTCACGTGTTGGCGGCGGCATGCGGCTGCTGGGGGCGGCGATCAGGCGGCTAGAGAATCTGGGGGCTCTGTCCCCCACTGCTCCTTCCACACACACTTCCCATGGCCCCTCTCCCCTCATAGCAGCCTGCCCCCCcccttttagggtgaccagatgtcctgatttggggtctttttcttatataggcttctattatcccccacccccactcctgatttttcacatttgctgtctggtcaccctaccctcttTGCTGATGGCCCCCTAGCCAGCTCTGACGTCTCCCCTTTGATATCCGAGCCGGTGGCAATGGATCGGGGGAGTGCGATTCCACGCGACACCGTATTGAATGGTCCAGACGCAGCCCACACCAGCATCAAGGCTCAGCCAGCCACCAATTTTCTGCTGAGATCTTACAAGCTACTTTTTGGATAAATATTATAACACCAGCATGTTAGATGTGatgagtatgtcaggcctgacagGGATTAGAGGGCAGCGTGTCATCTGGCTGTTGGCATGAGGGGCTCTTAGGGACACGGTCCCGCTGGCTGTTTGATATGGACATGCTTTGGGGCAGGGCTTGTCTCTccttctgtgtctgtgcagtgcaaaAGGGCCCCAGTCTTGGTAACTGTGTGTCcacacagtgcccagcacaacaggactctgatctcagccagggtctgtgcagcgcccggcacgacgGGCCCCTGAGCTTGGCTGGGgtttgtgcagcgcccagcacaagagggccctgatctcagccagggtctgtgcagcgcccggcacggcGGGCCCCTGAGCTTGGCTGGGgtttgtgcagcgcccagcacaagagggccctgatctcagccagggtctGTGCAGCGGCCGGCACTACGGGGCCCTGAGCTTGGcctgggtctgtgcagcgcccagcacaacggggccctgatctcagccagggtctatgcagcgcccggcacgacagggccctgatctcagcaggggtggggtctgtgtcgtgcctggcacaatgggggcccTGATTTTGACGGggatctgtgcagtgcccagcaaaaTGTGAGGCCCGATCTCAGCTGGGACCGCTAGACTCTGCCGTAATAGTAACAAAGGAAACGTAAACAGGAAGGGGTTGTGCAACTGGTTATGAAAGGAGCATTCAGCTCCATGCTGCTGTGGAAGCAACATCCGGGCTTGTCACAGCCCAGTTACTGCATCATCATTTCCCGTGGGCTTCCCGGCCTGGGGATCGCGCACGTGTGGTttgggctgctgcttcctgcagaaaATAACAAAGCCTGTGTGTGCACCGAGGATCCCGGCAGGTGTCAATGGGAGtcactccactggagtcaatgggccagatcccagctgggggtcAATGGGcatcgctccattggagtcaatgggccagatcccggCTGGGGTCAATCCGCTgtcgctccattggagtcaatgggcctgATCCCAGCTGGCGTCAATGGGCgttgctccattggagtcaatgggccagatcccaccTGGCgtcaatgggccgtagctccattggagtcaatgggccagatcccagctggtgtcaatggacgttgctccattggagtcaatgggccagatcccagctggggtc includes the following:
- the CALM3 gene encoding calmodulin-3, whose protein sequence is MADQLTEEQIAEFKEAFSLFDKDGDGTITTKELGTVMRSLGQNPTEAELQDMINEVDADGNGTIDFPEFLTMMARKMKDTDSEEEIREAFRVFDKDGNGYISAAELRHVMTNLGEKLTDEEVDEMIREADIDGDGQVNYEEFVQMMTAK